The nucleotide sequence TAAAGACAGGAACGAATTAAGGTTCGAATGGAATTGGTCATTGTCACCGTCATATGCAGCAGTCTTCATATCATTGAAAACAGTCATGATTGGCCCTTCCATCTCTGTCCATAATGGCTGGTGGGTAGAAGCAATCGCATCAATTACAAGCCTGAATTTTGTAACCCTGTTCATCCTTTCAGCATGTCCTAAATCCGCGTTTGCTAACGCTTCAACTGCTTCATCATGCGCTACAGTGATAATCCGCAATTCATCCATGGTAAATGGCCGTCCATCACCTGTGACCAGCAAGAATTCTTCTGAAAAATGATTCAACAATCTGTTTGCATCTTCATAACGGTGGAGTTTAACCATTTGCAGCGCTTGGTCTGATATATTGTCAAGTTCTTCAACAGGCGACTGTGGTTCTGCGTATGCTGCGAACGGCGCAAACAAAAAAAGCACCGAAAATAATAAAAGAAATTTTGCTCTCATTCCTGTCCCCCCTCTAAATACTATTAAAATGTATGAGAGGGTGGACAAGGTTAGACCAAAATTCAAGGGTTATCTTGATCTTTTTAGCGAAAGGGAGAATCGCTCGGGCCGCAGCCCGAAGTAATATCCAACAGCGATCGAGAATATGCTCAGCCAAAATGTAAAATACGCAATCTGGTCCATGTATAAATCTAGCGTATGGTACCTTGGCATCATTTCGAAAACATAATCAATGATTTCATTATGTAGAACGACTATTGCAGCTACAATCAAATGCCATGACTTCATTCGATAAAAAGGAGCATATAAGACCCCTTCCACTGCCATGGCAAAATGAGATGCCATCAGCATAAGCCCAATCAAATCAAGCTGACCTGAAACGAAGAAAACCATTAAATTCATGACTACTGCCCAAAGGCCATACTTGACTAAACTAACGATAGCCAATGCCTCCATAAGCGGCCAGTTTTTCCCCATAAGAAATGCCCCTAAAACGAATACAAAGAACAGGCTTGCTGTAGGACTATCAGGTACAAAAAGAAGAAATTCTGGCGGTGTATCAATAAGCTGCCATTTGTACCAATAGTATCCATAAGTTGTCCCTAATACATTTACCCAAAATAACAGCCATAAGACGGATCTGTTCCCTAGCAAAGGGTATAATCTTTTTATCATCTTGACGGTCTCCATTCCCAAGTTTTCTATCACTATTATTACAGTTTATAGATAATAAACCAAGTTTTCCTTGCATGTTTTTGAGGCTTTTTATAGAATTTCATCCATTCCTAGTTGAGTTGTCTTCTCTCCAACAGTTCCTATAAGAATATGGATGCAAGGTATAAAAAAAACAGCCATATTACGAATACAGATTGCATAAAAAAGAACCTGCAAGTTTCCTTACAGGTTCTTTGACATATTACTCGCTAAGGCCGTCGATGAATTCAGCAAGAGTCTGAAGTTCTTCGTCTGTTCCTTTGAAGACTGCAGGCATGCTTCCTTTACCATTCTTGGCAACATCAGCAATTTCTTCAGCATTCATTTTTGTATCTAACAAACTTGGCGCAGCTGCACCACCGGCAAGTTCGCCGCCATGGCAGGAAGTACAAGTTTGCGCCTGTGCAATTTTGTATCCATCAGAATTCTTGTCGATTTCAACATCCACAATCTGTCCCTGTTTCTTGGCTGCTTCCCAGTCATGGTGGGCAACAGATTCCCAAGTAAGGTAGAAGACTGAAGCGAGCGACAACAGCATGAAACCTGTCGCAAGCGGACGCTTTGATGGACGGCGTTCTGGGCCGCGGTCAATAAATGGAGCCAACATTAGTGCACCAAACGCAAGGCCTGGAATAACTAATGCCCCTATTACAGTATATGGACCAGAAGCATAAGAATATTTAAGCAATTGATATAAGAATAAGAAATACCAGTCTGGCAATGGAATATACGCTGTATCAGTAGGATCGGCAATCCTCTCAAGCGGAGACGGGTGAGCGATAGTCAAGCTCAAGTATCCGATTAGGAAGACAGCACCAACCATCCATTCCTTCAACAGGAAGTTAGGCCAAAACGCTTCCGTTTTGCCAGGGTATTCCGAGTAATCTTTCGGAATATTAGGCTTGCGTTCTGCAGGGACACGAGAGTCTCCTACGAACTTCATACCTTTACCACGATGCATCGAGCAATCCCCTCCTTTTTCCGTATCATTGGGCGAATCTCAATTCGCACAACTTTTTCATTCGAATTTTACAATGGACCAGAAATACCTTGCTTACGAATCATCAGGAAGTGCGCTCCCATCAAGCCTAATAGTGCAGCAGGCAAGAAGAAGACGTGGATCGCAAAGAAACGAGTCAAGGTTTGAGCACCAACGATTGTTGAATGTCCGGATAGCAGTATTTTAATGTATGGCCCAATTAATGGGACAGCTTCTGCAATCTGCAATGTAACCTTGGTTGCGAATAATGCTTTCATATCCCATGGAAGCAAGTATCCTGTCAAGCCAAGAGCCAACATTACGAAGAAAATTAAAACTCCGACAACCCAGTTCAATTCACGAGGTTTCTTATAAGCGCCCTGGAAGAACACGCGAAGCGTATGTAAGAACATCATAACGATGACAAGGCTCGCACCCCAGTGATGCATTCCGCGGACAATTTGTCCAAACGCTACCTGGTTTTGAAGATAATAAACAGATTCCCATGCATTCTTGATGTCCGGCACATAATACATTGTCAGGAACATTCCAGAAAGAATCTGAATGACAGTGATGAAAAACGTCAGACCGCCAAAGCAATACACGAACGCAGAAAAATGGTGCGCCGGGTTAACGTGCTCAGGAACCTCATGGTCTGCAATATCGCGCCACAAAGGCGTAATATCTAAACGCTCATCTACCCAATCGTAAATTTTGTTTAACAAAGATTACGCCCCCTTTCGTGGTTCGGCTTTTCCTACATAAAGGAACCCGTCTTTTTCTTTTGTTGGATATACATCCAATGGTGCCAATGGCGGTGTGCCTGGCACGTTCGTACCGTCCTTTTCGTAAAGGCCGTAATGGCAAGGACAGAAGAACATGTTCGGATTTTTCTTATCCGTATTCCAGTCTACAACACAACCAAGGTGTTTACATACTGGTGACAGGGCAATAATCTCCCCGCCTTCGTTCTTAAATACCCAAGCAGTTCCAGTTTCTTCGGATTCATACCATGCATCTTTTTGTGTGAAAGTAAAGTTGACTTTTTGCGGTTCATTTGTGATATCTGCGATCTTCAATGGAGTCGCGATAAAATCTCCCGCATCTTCACCCTTAAGTACAGGATCAACGGCAAAACGAACCATTGGCATCAGCATCCCTGCAGCCATGAAACCGCCTACACCTGTTAGAGTATAGTTTAAGAATTGACGTCTTGAAACACGATGCTTACTCACGCTATTCCCCCCTCTATTCCCAAGTTAAGTCC is from Mesobacillus boroniphilus and encodes:
- the qcrB gene encoding menaquinol-cytochrome c reductase cytochrome b subunit codes for the protein MLNKIYDWVDERLDITPLWRDIADHEVPEHVNPAHHFSAFVYCFGGLTFFITVIQILSGMFLTMYYVPDIKNAWESVYYLQNQVAFGQIVRGMHHWGASLVIVMMFLHTLRVFFQGAYKKPRELNWVVGVLIFFVMLALGLTGYLLPWDMKALFATKVTLQIAEAVPLIGPYIKILLSGHSTIVGAQTLTRFFAIHVFFLPAALLGLMGAHFLMIRKQGISGPL
- a CDS encoding ubiquinol-cytochrome c reductase iron-sulfur subunit translates to MSKHRVSRRQFLNYTLTGVGGFMAAGMLMPMVRFAVDPVLKGEDAGDFIATPLKIADITNEPQKVNFTFTQKDAWYESEETGTAWVFKNEGGEIIALSPVCKHLGCVVDWNTDKKNPNMFFCPCHYGLYEKDGTNVPGTPPLAPLDVYPTKEKDGFLYVGKAEPRKGA
- a CDS encoding menaquinol-cytochrome c reductase cytochrome b/c subunit, producing MHRGKGMKFVGDSRVPAERKPNIPKDYSEYPGKTEAFWPNFLLKEWMVGAVFLIGYLSLTIAHPSPLERIADPTDTAYIPLPDWYFLFLYQLLKYSYASGPYTVIGALVIPGLAFGALMLAPFIDRGPERRPSKRPLATGFMLLSLASVFYLTWESVAHHDWEAAKKQGQIVDVEIDKNSDGYKIAQAQTCTSCHGGELAGGAAAPSLLDTKMNAEEIADVAKNGKGSMPAVFKGTDEELQTLAEFIDGLSE
- a CDS encoding DUF1405 domain-containing protein — protein: MKRLYPLLGNRSVLWLLFWVNVLGTTYGYYWYKWQLIDTPPEFLLFVPDSPTASLFFVFVLGAFLMGKNWPLMEALAIVSLVKYGLWAVVMNLMVFFVSGQLDLIGLMLMASHFAMAVEGVLYAPFYRMKSWHLIVAAIVVLHNEIIDYVFEMMPRYHTLDLYMDQIAYFTFWLSIFSIAVGYYFGLRPERFSLSLKRSR
- the ypjB gene encoding sporulation protein YpjB yields the protein MRAKFLLLFSVLFLFAPFAAYAEPQSPVEELDNISDQALQMVKLHRYEDANRLLNHFSEEFLLVTGDGRPFTMDELRIITVAHDEAVEALANADLGHAERMNRVTKFRLVIDAIASTHQPLWTEMEGPIMTVFNDMKTAAYDGDNDQFHSNLNSFLSLYNVIYPSMKIDINPERIQKVDAKVSFIDQYRPQVLQEASSQEELEELESDLQNIFDDMTEDEADPSLWWVMISTGSIIILTLSYVGWRKYKGDHDKKKNVQKEHKN